A DNA window from Deltaproteobacteria bacterium contains the following coding sequences:
- the secD gene encoding protein translocase subunit SecD produces MILLSVYFLVPTIGHFENVRTLAQEKETPLPFYVYLFPPDEIKLGLDLQGGIYVELEVQVEEALKNKADLLSSDLERLLKKEPFAPEKIERNPDNSEILITPKEGQSHEEISHWIRKNYNETLIEAGGQNGEKRLVYHLTKSFEDQTRNYAVQQALETIRNRIDRYGVSEPTIVRLGGNKISVELPGMTDPDRALNLIKKSGKLEFKLVDESVADDTVRGWVAETRNESNLTEDYSEQSIAKINEKLKERLPVESEILFEIQRDPLTKKIVGGTPYLLKRKAEVTGEMLKNAQVNINNNEPYVSLSFNSIGTRLFADLTKNHVGKRLAILLDDNVASAPVIREPILSGEAQITLGLGDYQTLLREADDLTLVLREGALPAKLKELTKTVVGASLGKDTIQRGMKVMLMASLVVIIFMITYYKLSGLLADIALILNILFVLAALAIFQATLTMPGIAGLVLTIGMAVDANILIFERMREELRHGHSGRSAIEAGYHNATRAILDSNITTFLAGIVLYQFGTGPIRGFAVTLMIGIVSTLVTALWVTRVLQDGILYGLKKESISV; encoded by the coding sequence ATGATCCTTCTCTCCGTCTATTTTCTCGTTCCGACGATCGGACATTTTGAGAATGTTCGTACCTTGGCACAGGAGAAAGAGACTCCACTCCCTTTCTATGTTTACCTCTTTCCGCCCGACGAGATCAAGCTCGGTCTCGATCTTCAGGGAGGGATTTATGTCGAACTTGAGGTTCAAGTCGAAGAAGCCCTCAAGAACAAGGCGGACCTTCTCTCTTCCGATCTGGAACGCCTACTCAAGAAAGAGCCGTTTGCGCCGGAAAAAATCGAGAGAAACCCCGACAATTCGGAGATTCTTATCACCCCCAAGGAGGGTCAGTCTCATGAAGAGATCTCCCACTGGATCAGAAAAAACTATAACGAGACTTTGATTGAGGCCGGTGGTCAGAACGGAGAAAAGAGACTCGTTTATCATCTCACCAAAAGTTTTGAAGATCAGACAAGAAATTATGCAGTTCAGCAGGCCCTGGAGACAATCCGGAACCGAATCGATCGTTATGGGGTTTCTGAACCGACGATCGTACGGCTAGGCGGCAACAAAATTTCCGTGGAACTCCCCGGAATGACCGATCCCGATCGCGCACTCAATCTTATCAAAAAATCCGGTAAACTTGAGTTCAAACTGGTTGATGAATCGGTTGCCGATGATACGGTGCGTGGATGGGTTGCCGAAACCCGAAATGAGTCGAACCTGACGGAAGATTACTCTGAACAAAGCATCGCCAAAATTAATGAGAAACTCAAAGAGAGATTGCCGGTCGAGAGTGAGATCCTTTTTGAGATCCAGCGTGATCCACTGACAAAGAAAATTGTGGGCGGCACGCCCTATCTTCTGAAGAGAAAGGCGGAGGTCACCGGCGAGATGCTGAAAAACGCCCAAGTTAACATCAACAATAATGAACCTTACGTCAGCCTTTCATTCAACAGTATCGGGACAAGGCTTTTTGCCGACCTGACCAAAAATCACGTCGGAAAACGACTGGCGATCTTATTGGACGACAATGTGGCCTCTGCGCCGGTTATTCGTGAGCCGATTTTGTCGGGGGAGGCCCAAATCACGCTCGGCCTTGGCGATTATCAAACGCTCCTAAGGGAGGCGGACGACCTGACCCTCGTTCTGCGTGAGGGGGCCCTGCCGGCAAAACTCAAGGAGCTGACAAAAACAGTTGTGGGGGCTTCTCTCGGAAAGGACACGATACAGCGCGGAATGAAGGTCATGCTCATGGCGAGCCTCGTTGTCATCATTTTTATGATCACCTATTATAAACTGTCCGGTCTCTTGGCGGATATCGCACTGATCTTAAACATTCTCTTCGTTCTGGCCGCGCTGGCCATTTTTCAGGCCACGCTGACCATGCCGGGCATTGCGGGCCTTGTTCTGACGATCGGTATGGCGGTCGATGCCAATATCCTGATTTTTGAAAGAATGAGGGAAGAGCTTCGCCATGGGCATTCAGGTCGCTCTGCGATTGAAGCGGGTTATCATAACGCTACGAGGGCGATTCTAGACTCGAATATTACCACTTTCCTCGCCGGCATTGTTCTGTATCAGTTTGGAACAGGCCCTATTCGAGGCTTTGCAGTTACCTTGATGATTGGAATTGTTTCTACTCTGGTCACTGCCCTGTGGGTCACCCGTGTCCTGCAAGACGGAATTCTGTATGGTCTGAAAAAGGAGTCGATCAGTGTTTAA
- the yajC gene encoding preprotein translocase subunit YajC, whose product MNLESLFIGTAAAQESSPVSQATPPGGSLMTFLPLILVFFVFYFLILRPQSKQRKKHQELINNLKKGDEVVTLSGIHGKVANLVDSIVHLEVSENVRLKMDKHQVALVKTAATTPSK is encoded by the coding sequence ATGAATTTAGAGAGTCTTTTTATCGGAACCGCAGCGGCTCAAGAGTCTAGCCCTGTCTCACAGGCAACCCCGCCGGGAGGAAGCCTCATGACGTTTCTCCCCCTCATACTGGTCTTCTTCGTCTTCTACTTCCTGATCCTTCGGCCACAGTCCAAACAGAGGAAGAAACATCAGGAGTTGATCAACAACCTTAAAAAGGGGGATGAGGTCGTAACGCTTTCGGGGATTCATGGCAAAGTTGCCAATCTGGTCGATTCCATTGTTCACCTGGAAGTCTCTGAGAATGTCCGACTCAAAATGGACAAGCACCAGGTGGCCTTGGTCAAGACAGCCGCAACGACTCCATCCAAGTGA
- the tgt gene encoding tRNA guanosine(34) transglycosylase Tgt, which translates to MATPRITQIATPHGSLTTPIFMPVGTVGTVKALSSEELEALGAEIILGNTYHLMLRPGHETVRNLGGLHHFMSWNRPLLTDSGGYQVFSLSKIRKMKPDGVEFQSHIDGERHFLTPEKAIAIQQALGSDIMMVLDDCTPYPVSESDARRSMELTIEWAKRSTTAVLRSRSLLFGIIQGSIYKNLRKECTERLLETTGFAGFAIGGLSVGEPKELLYEMAAETADAIPPEYPRYAMGIGLPEDIVELIGAGVDMFDCVVPTRNARNGELFTTFGEMQIRHACYKEDARPIDENCSCPVCQRYSRAYLRHLYLAKEILSARLNTIHNLHYYLTLIRELRTAIQEGRYDEFRESFYRNRSGSRV; encoded by the coding sequence ATGGCAACCCCTCGTATCACACAAATAGCGACCCCCCACGGCTCCTTGACAACTCCTATTTTTATGCCGGTGGGAACTGTTGGTACCGTTAAGGCACTCTCCTCGGAGGAACTGGAGGCGTTGGGGGCTGAGATCATTCTGGGAAATACCTACCATTTGATGCTCCGCCCCGGACATGAGACCGTGAGAAATCTTGGGGGATTACACCACTTCATGTCCTGGAATCGCCCCCTCCTGACCGATTCCGGCGGTTATCAGGTCTTTTCCCTCTCAAAAATCAGAAAGATGAAACCCGACGGCGTCGAATTCCAGTCTCATATCGACGGAGAACGTCACTTTCTTACGCCAGAGAAGGCAATTGCAATCCAGCAGGCATTGGGATCGGATATCATGATGGTCCTGGATGACTGCACACCTTATCCGGTCTCCGAAAGTGACGCAAGACGATCGATGGAACTAACGATTGAATGGGCCAAGCGGTCGACAACCGCCGTTCTTCGTTCACGTTCTTTGTTGTTTGGGATTATTCAAGGAAGCATCTATAAAAACCTTCGCAAGGAATGTACGGAAAGACTTCTTGAAACGACCGGCTTCGCCGGTTTTGCCATCGGTGGCCTTTCGGTTGGTGAGCCGAAGGAGCTGCTCTACGAAATGGCAGCAGAAACGGCCGACGCAATCCCTCCGGAATACCCCCGCTACGCAATGGGGATCGGATTACCCGAAGATATCGTAGAACTGATTGGCGCAGGAGTTGACATGTTTGATTGCGTCGTACCGACCCGCAACGCCCGTAATGGGGAACTTTTTACGACGTTTGGTGAAATGCAGATACGACATGCCTGTTATAAGGAGGATGCGCGGCCGATCGACGAAAATTGTTCTTGCCCGGTCTGTCAGAGATATAGTAGGGCCTACCTTCGACATTTGTACCTTGCGAAAGAGATTCTTTCAGCGAGGCTCAATACGATACATAACCTTCATTATTACCTAACGCTGATCCGGGAACTCCGGACGGCGATTCAGGAGGGGAGATACGATGAATTTAGAGAGTCTTTTTATCGGAACCGCAGCGGCTCAAGAGTCTAG
- a CDS encoding tetratricopeptide repeat protein: MKKGVLVFALLTAIIGSFLIYRHFRGTPQAPKTVSTEETKSLLREQHDYFQKKGAQGVREKQYAPVIETLKRMLVKYPDNIPLKQKLAFAYFASGHYDDAEPLLREVVDHNLADAETYYELGFIAKEKGEQDESARLVKKALELNPKHQGAMELSK; this comes from the coding sequence ATGAAAAAGGGAGTGTTAGTTTTTGCCCTACTGACGGCCATCATTGGATCCTTTTTGATTTACCGGCATTTCAGAGGGACGCCGCAGGCCCCCAAGACAGTTTCCACTGAGGAGACAAAAAGTCTCCTGAGAGAGCAACACGACTACTTTCAGAAAAAAGGAGCTCAAGGGGTCAGGGAGAAGCAGTATGCCCCTGTAATCGAGACCCTAAAAAGAATGTTAGTTAAATATCCCGACAATATTCCCCTCAAACAGAAGCTGGCCTTCGCCTATTTTGCGTCGGGGCATTATGATGATGCCGAGCCTCTTCTTCGGGAGGTCGTGGATCATAACCTGGCGGACGCCGAGACCTACTATGAGCTTGGGTTTATTGCCAAAGAAAAGGGGGAACAAGACGAGTCGGCTCGTCTTGTCAAAAAGGCACTTGAGCTGAATCCCAAACATCAAGGGGCGATGGAGCTTTCCAAATGA
- a CDS encoding 4-hydroxy-3-methylbut-2-enyl diphosphate reductase, with amino-acid sequence MTSHLHPDSFRPGQIVRKSFGLKEAIQESLKQDYASPIIQKIVEADYLYSEKGLTFHLARSFGFCYGVDRAVDLAYETRKKFPDRRIFLTAQIIHNPRVNKNLQEMGIDFLEDYSQVTSKDVVVLPAFGATASQIETLKGIGCVLVDTICGSVLNVWKRVESYAMERFTAVIHGKYYHEETQATSSRVFEYPGGRYLVVLDLNETDYVCRYIREGVEKQDFLDRFAKQVSPGFDPDQDLKRIGVANQTTMLMSESIEIARRLEQALADRYGSENLATHFRNFDTICSATEDRQNAMIDLVKNRHLDLMLVIGGFNSSNTNHLAKIASSKIPRTYHIEDKDFLISPDEIRHKPVGKFDVVTSKDWLPSGELSIGITSGASTPNQVMGDVIERVLLFR; translated from the coding sequence ATGACCTCCCACCTTCATCCTGATTCCTTCCGGCCCGGCCAGATCGTCAGAAAAAGTTTTGGATTGAAAGAGGCGATTCAGGAGAGCCTGAAGCAAGATTACGCCAGTCCGATTATCCAGAAGATTGTTGAAGCGGATTATCTGTACAGCGAAAAGGGTTTGACCTTTCATCTGGCGAGATCGTTCGGATTCTGTTACGGAGTCGATCGGGCGGTCGATCTGGCCTACGAAACCCGGAAGAAGTTTCCTGATCGCCGTATTTTCCTCACGGCGCAGATCATTCATAATCCACGGGTGAACAAGAACCTGCAGGAGATGGGGATCGATTTTCTTGAAGACTACAGTCAGGTGACCTCCAAAGACGTCGTTGTCCTCCCCGCCTTTGGGGCGACGGCGAGCCAGATTGAGACATTGAAAGGGATTGGGTGTGTGTTGGTTGACACCATTTGCGGTTCCGTATTGAACGTCTGGAAAAGGGTGGAGAGCTACGCCATGGAACGCTTCACGGCGGTCATCCATGGAAAATATTATCATGAGGAGACCCAGGCAACGAGCTCTCGTGTTTTTGAGTATCCCGGTGGACGGTATCTTGTGGTGTTGGACTTGAATGAAACCGATTATGTCTGCCGCTACATCCGGGAGGGGGTGGAGAAACAGGATTTTTTGGATCGTTTTGCAAAACAGGTTTCTCCAGGGTTTGATCCTGATCAGGATCTCAAGAGGATTGGCGTGGCGAATCAGACGACAATGCTCATGAGCGAATCGATCGAGATTGCGCGTCGTCTGGAACAGGCGCTGGCCGATCGTTATGGGAGCGAAAATCTTGCAACCCATTTCAGAAATTTTGACACGATTTGCAGTGCGACGGAGGATCGGCAAAATGCGATGATTGATTTGGTGAAGAATAGGCATTTGGATTTGATGCTCGTGATCGGCGGCTTCAATTCCAGCAATACAAACCACCTGGCCAAGATCGCCTCCTCGAAGATCCCGCGTACCTATCACATCGAAGACAAGGATTTTCTTATCTCTCCGGACGAGATCCGGCATAAGCCGGTTGGCAAATTTGATGTTGTTACGAGTAAAGACTGGTTGCCCTCTGGTGAGCTCAGTATCGGCATTACTTCAGGGGCCTCAACCCCCAATCAGGTGATGGGGGATGTGATCGAAAGGGTCCTGTTATTTCGCTAA
- a CDS encoding S-adenosylmethionine:tRNA ribosyltransferase-isomerase codes for METSLFTYQYPEELVAQHPLPRREDSRMIVLNRQTDSWLHQGFSDFTQYIREGDLLILNNAEADLVERDGKKIPPLPPYIRRIDPSDFTEEDFQRYRTVYASVPGSKAAPTAGFHLTEEILGRLAQKGTEIKFLTLHVNYDTFKPIRSQKLDQHPMHGEEYLIPPETIEAVIKAKAEKRRVVAVGTTVVRALESWAGIAPLPWLQRPPVLPPLNLRRGDPVSEKSLGGRYETSLFITPGFQFQIVDALLTNFHRPRSTVLVMVSAFAGREFILSAYKEVVHQGYRLFSYGDCMLIL; via the coding sequence ATGGAAACCTCTCTATTTACCTATCAATACCCCGAGGAGCTCGTCGCCCAACATCCACTTCCGCGGCGAGAGGACTCCAGAATGATCGTCTTAAATCGCCAAACCGACTCCTGGCTCCACCAAGGATTTTCTGATTTTACCCAATATATTCGGGAGGGAGACCTTCTGATCCTGAACAACGCCGAGGCCGATCTCGTGGAAAGGGACGGGAAGAAGATCCCCCCCCTCCCTCCTTATATAAGGCGGATCGACCCCAGTGACTTTACCGAGGAAGACTTCCAGAGGTACCGGACGGTCTACGCCTCCGTTCCAGGCTCCAAGGCAGCCCCAACCGCCGGCTTCCATTTGACCGAAGAGATCTTGGGACGCCTTGCCCAAAAAGGGACCGAGATCAAATTCCTGACCCTCCATGTCAACTACGATACCTTCAAGCCGATCCGCTCCCAAAAGTTGGACCAACACCCGATGCACGGAGAGGAGTATCTGATTCCCCCGGAAACGATTGAGGCCGTTATAAAGGCCAAGGCGGAGAAGAGGAGGGTCGTCGCTGTAGGAACAACGGTGGTGAGGGCGCTCGAGTCGTGGGCCGGTATCGCCCCCCTTCCATGGTTGCAAAGACCACCAGTACTCCCCCCTCTTAATTTAAGAAGGGGGGATCCTGTCTCCGAAAAATCTTTGGGGGGGAGATATGAGACATCTCTATTCATCACCCCCGGTTTTCAATTTCAAATCGTCGACGCCCTCCTCACAAATTTTCACCGCCCCCGCTCAACCGTACTCGTTATGGTCTCGGCCTTTGCGGGCCGGGAGTTTATCCTATCGGCCTACAAAGAGGTGGTTCATCAAGGATATCGCCTCTTCTCCTACGGCGACTGCATGCTGATTTTATAA
- a CDS encoding SpoIID/LytB domain-containing protein — MGHLPSKSVLLLLASLTIIHCASLGTKREETIRIATQRNPLTIIEIPLEEYLIGVLQNEVFPNWPLEALKAQAVASRTYALYRREHPRTGENYDLESSVKDQLYLPETKTSPLILQAVQETEGEYLTYDDKIIPAFFHSTCGGVSEKAKDVWGEPDISPLNQVHDDPYCEEAPYYFWEYEFALPGTDVDLKVLRKTDSGRIDNLLLASTDHQEEFKGNDFRRRFGFDKVKSTLFDIYPEEGEARLVGRGYGHGVGLCQWGAKGMADQGFHYEEILDFYYPGAGLKQKRR; from the coding sequence ATGGGACACCTTCCGTCAAAATCAGTACTCCTCCTCCTTGCTTCTCTCACAATCATTCATTGTGCCTCTCTTGGCACGAAACGGGAAGAGACGATCCGGATCGCCACGCAAAGGAACCCCCTCACAATCATCGAGATCCCTCTGGAGGAGTATCTGATCGGGGTCCTGCAGAATGAGGTCTTTCCGAACTGGCCACTCGAGGCATTGAAGGCCCAGGCAGTCGCAAGCCGCACCTATGCGCTTTACAGAAGGGAACATCCCCGCACAGGAGAAAATTACGACCTCGAGTCATCCGTAAAGGATCAGCTCTACCTTCCAGAGACCAAAACCTCCCCTCTCATTCTACAGGCGGTGCAGGAAACGGAGGGGGAATATCTCACTTATGACGATAAAATCATTCCAGCCTTCTTTCATAGTACCTGCGGGGGAGTCAGCGAGAAGGCAAAAGATGTTTGGGGAGAACCTGACATCTCTCCTCTCAATCAGGTCCATGACGATCCCTATTGTGAGGAGGCCCCTTATTACTTCTGGGAATACGAATTCGCTCTGCCGGGGACCGATGTGGACCTCAAGGTTCTTCGAAAAACGGATTCAGGTCGTATCGACAACCTGCTTCTCGCCTCTACGGATCATCAGGAGGAGTTTAAAGGGAACGATTTCCGAAGGCGGTTTGGTTTTGACAAGGTCAAGAGCACACTCTTTGATATTTATCCCGAGGAGGGGGAGGCTCGTCTGGTTGGCAGGGGATACGGGCATGGTGTTGGGCTCTGCCAATGGGGGGCGAAGGGGATGGCGGATCAGGGATTCCACTATGAAGAGATCCTCGATTTTTATTATCCGGGGGCCGGCCTCAAGCAAAAAAGGCGGTGA
- a CDS encoding DNA translocase FtsK 4TM domain-containing protein, with protein sequence MPLRGRGELVGKRHTGDLKGLLVVAIGIFVALCLFSFDPFDPSLHSYSSSREIQNLGGLIGSYLADFLITLLGYGSYLLPIALMSLGVAGLLHRGRGGAVVKIFGLLLVLLAASVLCHLQLAPIGERGISAGGLAGWGLSRLLSRAFGLVGTYLLTTVFLLVAFVWVTEIPLAQFGKILLLLAKEISSRLTTVSRIFWARAKIIATRFVESAFKKVRSRFQKQKDRIVGREPVIAVEKPKPFFMEKAVDRAVPGPQIRPRSDHKQRSQEQLELIRPPVRSDYELPPLSFLESDSQEKTQVDEEGLKLNSKLLETKLKDYGVDGRITEIHPGPVITMYEFEPASGVKVNKIVNLEDDLALTMGGKSVRIIAPLPGKAAVGIEIPNNLRETVWLKDIIGHSRFQKSTQKLSLALGKDTEGIPFVSDLARMPHLLVAGATGSGKSVSINSMVLSLLYKMSPREARLIMVDLKMLELSIYEGIPHLLLPVVTSPRRAALALQWAVKEMERRYEVLSKKSARNIDSYNRQVEAKEQLPLIVIIIDELADLMMTTSHEVERLITRLAQMARAAGIHLILATQRPSVDVITGLIKANFPARISFKVTSKHDSRTIIDTVGSEHLLGAGDMLFMSGGSSHLLRIHGAYVSEHEILKVVEHCKNQGKPEYLEESVLKELEQKEEAADSQAEEGAEDELYDQAVSLVTETRQASISMVQRRLRIGYNRAARLIERMEREGVVGPADGAKPREVYAGAMSGIEG encoded by the coding sequence ATGCCACTTCGGGGGCGGGGCGAACTTGTCGGAAAACGTCATACGGGCGACCTTAAGGGGTTGTTGGTCGTTGCGATCGGCATTTTTGTTGCCCTCTGCCTCTTCTCTTTCGATCCGTTTGACCCGTCGCTCCACTCCTACTCTTCTTCCCGTGAGATCCAAAACCTGGGTGGGCTTATCGGCTCCTATCTGGCGGACTTTTTAATCACTCTCCTCGGATATGGTTCCTATCTCCTGCCGATAGCCCTTATGAGCCTCGGGGTGGCGGGTCTTCTCCACCGCGGGAGGGGGGGGGCTGTTGTCAAAATTTTTGGTCTCCTGCTTGTTCTGCTCGCCGCATCTGTTTTGTGTCATTTGCAGTTGGCGCCGATCGGCGAGAGGGGCATTTCTGCGGGAGGGCTTGCGGGATGGGGGCTTAGCCGATTGCTCAGCCGGGCCTTTGGTCTGGTAGGGACCTATCTCCTGACGACTGTTTTCCTGTTGGTCGCCTTTGTTTGGGTGACTGAAATTCCGCTGGCCCAGTTTGGGAAGATTCTCCTGCTCCTTGCAAAAGAGATCTCAAGCCGCTTGACGACTGTCTCGCGCATTTTTTGGGCGCGTGCCAAGATCATTGCAACCCGTTTTGTAGAAAGCGCCTTCAAAAAAGTTCGTAGTCGTTTCCAAAAACAAAAGGATCGGATAGTCGGAAGAGAACCGGTCATCGCGGTTGAAAAACCAAAACCTTTTTTTATGGAAAAGGCCGTTGACAGGGCGGTGCCTGGGCCACAGATCCGGCCTCGTTCTGATCATAAGCAGAGATCGCAGGAGCAGCTTGAGTTAATACGTCCTCCGGTGAGGTCGGATTATGAACTTCCTCCCTTGAGCTTTCTCGAGTCTGACTCCCAGGAAAAGACCCAGGTGGATGAAGAGGGGTTGAAACTCAATTCAAAGCTTCTTGAAACCAAACTCAAGGACTATGGGGTGGATGGGAGGATTACGGAGATTCATCCAGGCCCCGTGATTACGATGTACGAGTTCGAACCGGCATCCGGTGTCAAGGTGAACAAGATTGTGAATCTTGAGGACGACCTCGCGCTGACCATGGGGGGAAAATCGGTCCGGATCATCGCCCCCCTCCCCGGCAAGGCGGCGGTTGGTATTGAAATCCCCAATAATCTTCGTGAAACTGTTTGGCTAAAAGATATCATCGGGCATTCCCGCTTTCAGAAGTCGACCCAGAAGCTTTCGCTCGCCTTGGGAAAGGATACGGAGGGGATTCCCTTTGTTTCCGATCTGGCCCGGATGCCCCATCTTCTTGTGGCAGGTGCGACCGGTTCGGGGAAGTCGGTCTCGATCAATTCGATGGTCCTTTCGCTCCTGTACAAGATGTCTCCCCGTGAGGCCCGCCTTATTATGGTCGACCTCAAGATGCTGGAGCTTTCAATTTATGAAGGGATCCCCCATCTTCTACTGCCGGTGGTGACGAGTCCCCGTCGGGCTGCCCTGGCACTTCAATGGGCCGTCAAGGAGATGGAGAGACGGTACGAGGTCCTCTCCAAAAAATCGGCGAGGAATATCGATAGCTACAATCGTCAGGTTGAGGCCAAGGAACAGTTGCCGCTCATTGTTATTATTATCGATGAATTGGCGGATCTCATGATGACCACTTCCCACGAGGTGGAGAGACTCATTACCCGTCTGGCTCAGATGGCTCGTGCGGCCGGCATTCATCTGATTCTCGCAACACAACGACCTTCCGTCGACGTCATTACCGGACTCATCAAGGCGAATTTTCCGGCGCGGATCTCCTTCAAGGTGACCTCCAAGCATGATTCCAGGACGATTATTGACACCGTCGGTTCTGAACACCTGTTGGGGGCCGGAGATATGTTGTTCATGTCCGGGGGTTCCTCTCACCTTTTGAGGATTCATGGGGCCTATGTCTCCGAGCATGAAATCTTGAAGGTTGTTGAACACTGCAAGAACCAGGGGAAACCGGAATATCTCGAGGAATCTGTCTTGAAAGAACTGGAGCAGAAGGAAGAGGCGGCCGACTCTCAAGCGGAGGAGGGGGCAGAAGACGAACTTTATGATCAGGCGGTCAGTCTCGTTACCGAGACACGTCAGGCCTCCATCTCGATGGTTCAGCGGAGGTTACGAATCGGGTATAACCGGGCGGCCCGCTTGATTGAGAGGATGGAGCGAGAGGGGGTTGTTGGGCCGGCCGATGGGGCCAAACCGCGCGAGGTTTATGCCGGGGCGATGTCCGGAATCGAAGGATGA
- a CDS encoding outer membrane lipoprotein carrier protein LolA yields MSIFKGTLCFSVLLILFSVQGLANDLVARVEKAYQETVVLRAEFVQRTYVELLEKEVVEEGALLLAKPGRFAIHYHGKRERKYLSDGRRLWIVYPGEKEIETIANVREAVSQEALAFLSGLAEMNREFDVSVKKDTGVSKRLELRPRSERSPFKKIILVIDPESYLAREIYLYPRSGNQSHYLLKRLKTGDSVTDQSFRP; encoded by the coding sequence ATGTCGATTTTCAAAGGGACGCTTTGTTTTTCGGTCCTCCTTATTCTGTTTTCGGTCCAAGGTCTCGCCAATGATCTCGTTGCCCGCGTCGAGAAGGCGTACCAGGAAACCGTCGTCCTTCGGGCCGAGTTCGTCCAGAGGACCTACGTCGAACTCCTGGAAAAAGAGGTTGTAGAAGAGGGGGCGCTTCTTTTGGCGAAGCCAGGACGGTTTGCCATCCATTATCATGGCAAGAGGGAGCGGAAGTATCTCTCGGATGGCCGCAGGCTCTGGATCGTTTATCCGGGGGAAAAAGAGATCGAAACGATTGCCAATGTGAGGGAGGCTGTCTCCCAGGAGGCGCTTGCCTTTCTCTCCGGTCTGGCCGAGATGAATCGTGAGTTTGATGTCTCTGTCAAGAAAGATACAGGGGTCAGCAAGAGACTGGAGCTTAGGCCGAGGAGCGAAAGATCCCCTTTTAAAAAAATTATTCTGGTTATTGATCCTGAAAGTTACCTGGCCCGTGAGATTTATTTATATCCCCGTAGTGGCAATCAGAGTCATTATCTCTTAAAGAGGTTGAAAACTGGTGATTCTGTCACAGATCAGTCATTTCGCCCTTAA
- a CDS encoding ComF family protein: MILSQISHFALNLFWPLQCLECRTLIARGDFCDRCEPRFSFLQGPCCPLCSLPFDSSLDSDHLCSSCLEVSPPFARTIALGVYKELLHEMIIRMKYHQEERVAEFFGERLARKMIDEQIKGDWLIPVPLHPKRLRERGFNQAVVMSKVISRVTGIPFSPFLLRRVRDTSPQTGLEAVDRKKNMKGAFQVEKEALLEGKQVILIDDVYTTGATLRECGKVLKKAGAVEINVCVAARTP; the protein is encoded by the coding sequence GTGATTCTGTCACAGATCAGTCATTTCGCCCTTAATCTCTTCTGGCCCCTTCAGTGTCTCGAATGTCGGACATTGATTGCCCGTGGGGATTTTTGTGACCGATGTGAGCCTCGCTTTTCGTTTCTTCAGGGGCCGTGTTGTCCCCTCTGTTCACTTCCTTTTGATTCCAGTCTGGATAGCGATCACCTTTGCTCTTCTTGTCTTGAGGTGTCCCCCCCTTTTGCACGAACCATCGCGCTAGGAGTCTATAAGGAGCTTCTTCACGAGATGATTATTCGCATGAAATATCATCAGGAGGAGAGGGTTGCAGAATTTTTTGGGGAGCGTCTTGCCCGAAAGATGATCGATGAACAGATAAAGGGAGATTGGCTCATCCCGGTTCCCCTGCATCCCAAGAGATTGCGTGAGAGAGGATTCAATCAGGCGGTTGTGATGTCGAAGGTGATCTCGCGAGTGACCGGGATTCCGTTTTCCCCTTTCCTTCTCCGACGGGTCCGGGATACTTCTCCCCAAACGGGGCTGGAGGCAGTTGACCGAAAGAAAAATATGAAAGGGGCTTTTCAGGTTGAAAAAGAGGCGTTGCTGGAGGGGAAACAGGTCATCCTGATTGATGATGTCTACACAACAGGGGCGACGCTTCGGGAGTGCGGCAAGGTTTTAAAAAAAGCAGGGGCGGTTGAAATTAATGTTTGTGTTGCTGCAAGGACGCCATGA